The Malus domestica chromosome 10, GDT2T_hap1 genome contains a region encoding:
- the LOC103444977 gene encoding F-box/LRR-repeat protein 10-like has translation MSIELSCTKKINQHGKLKNLIVASVVLQTGFKTILHACSKLYKLRVQLIYLDFHDISATSLSLTHVSLRRCPLLTNHAVTSLASNKDLEVLDLRDCRKLGDESHHAISTLPNVKTLLLDGSDSSDLGLSYLRPVVISSLISLSVRGCKKLTDKCITALFDGSSKLELQKLDLSNLPNLSDNAVLLLAKSRIPLLELRMRQCPLIGDTSVMALASMQVDEERWHGNCLRLLDLFNCGITPLSFRWLKKPYFPRLRIRWLGVTGSVNRDMVDALAPSGPFLHVSCHGEKLGVEQGDTADDVYMHDFDEMDELEQWLAEDDYVDEDMVNTEAVE, from the exons ATGAGTATCGAACTCTCGTGCACAAAGAAA ATTAATCAGCATGGCAAGTTGAAGAATCTCATTG TGGCTTCTGTCGTGTTACAGACAGGTTTCAAAACGATCCTGCATGCTTGCTCCAAGTTATATAAGCTTAGGGTTCAGTTAATCTATTTGGATTTTCATGACATTTCTGCAACTTCCCTTTCTTTAACACATGTTAGCTTGAGACGGTGCCCTCTTTTAACCAACCATGCAGTGACTAGTTTGGCGTCTAACAAGGATCTGGAAGTTTTGGATTTGAGAGATTGCAGAAAACTCGGGGATGAATCCCACCATGCCATAAGCACTCTTCCAAATGTAAAGACATTGTTGCTAGATGGCTCTGATAGTAGTGATTTGGGATTATCGTATTTGAGACCAGTGGTTATAAGTTCACTAATTTCATTGTCTGTTAGAGGATGCAAGAAACTTACGGATAAATGTATCACTGCTCTATTTGATGGCTCTTCCAAGTTGGAGTTGCAAAAATTAGACTTGTCCAATCTTCCTAATCTCTCCGATAATGCAGTTTTATTACTGGCAAAGAGTAGGATTCCGCTACTTGAACTGCGCATGCGGCAATGCCCACTCATAGGTGACACTTCAGTAATGGCATTAGCATCTATGCAAGTTGACGAGGAGAGGTGGCATGGTAACTGCTTAAGGTTGTTGGATCTGTTTAATTGTGGGATTACCCCGCTTTCGTTTCGGTGGTTGAAGAAACCATATTTTCCAAGGCTGAGAATCAGATGGTTGGGAGTTACGGGTAGTGTAAATAGAGACATGGTAGATGCTTTGGCTCCAAGTGGACCGTTCTTGCATGTATCGTGCCATGGTGAGAAGCTGGGAGTTGAGCAAGGGGATACTGCCGATGATGTTTACATGCACgactttgatgagatggacGAGCTTGAACAGTGGCTTGCAGAAgatgattatgttgatgaagATATGGTGAACACAGAGGCAGTGGAGTGA
- the LOC103444901 gene encoding serine/threonine-protein kinase STY46 isoform X2 has product MNAADTMNTDPGKDAGQSSNISNRQSIHPPPAFGSSPNLEAFALEANKSEDHDAEHAVHARTQFTWPITHEITFSTDDKPKLLSQLTSLLAEIGLNIQEAHAFSTLDGYSLDVFVVDGWRYEETEKLKIAIQKEVIKIERPWPPTHQSSSFGSEHDQVVIKTEPDHLEIPNDGTDVWELDPRQLKFGNKVASGSCGDLYKGTYCTQEVAIKVLKPECVNPDMLKDFAQEVYIMRKVRHKNVVQFIGACTKHPSLCIVTEYMPGGSVYDYLHKQKGVFKLPSLLKVAIDVSKGMTYLHQNNIIHRDLKAANLLMDENEVVKVADFGVARVKSQSGVMTAETGTYRWMAPEVIEHKPYDHKADIFSFGVVLWELLTGKLPYEYLTPLQAAVGVAQKGLRPTIPKNAPPKLAELLEKCWQQDPASRPDFSEIIEILQTLAEEVGDGVERHKSSGGFLSVLRRGHH; this is encoded by the exons ATGAATGCAGCAGATACTATGAATACAGATCCGGGTAAAGATGCTGGCCAAAGTTCAAACATATCTAACAGACAAAG TATACATCCCCCTCCAGCGTTTGGCTCATCTCCTAACCTCGAAGCCTTTGCACTTGAGGCAAATAAATCTGAAGATCATGATGCTGAACATGCTGTACATGCCAGAACTCAGTTTACTTG GCCCATAACGCATGAAATCACTTTCTCAACAGATGATAAGCCAAAACTACTCAGTCAG TTAACTTCCTTGCTTGCGGAGATTGGGCTGAACATCCAAGAAGCACATGCTTTTTCCACATTAGATGGTTACTCCTTGGATGTCTTTGTTGTTGATGGATGGCGTTACGAG GAAACAGAGAAGCTTAAGATCGCAATACAAAAGGAAGTTATAAAGATTGAG AGGCCGTGGCCGCCAACTCATCAATCATCATCTTTTGGCAGCGAGCATGATCAAGTAGTGATCAAAACTGAACCTGATCATCTGGAAATACCTAATGATGGGACTGATGTATGGGAACTTGATCCTAGACAGTTGAAGTTTGGGAATAAAGTTGCATCTGGGTCCTGTGGAGATTT ATATAAAGGTACATATTGTACTCAAGAAGTTGCCATTAAAGTCCTCAAGCCCGAGTGTGTAAATCCAGATATGCTTAAAGATTTTGCCCAGGAAGTCTACATTATGAG GAAAGTTCGACACAAGAATGTTGTACAATTCATTGGTGCGTGTACCAAGCATCCAAGCTTGTGCATTGTAACAG AATATATGCCCGGTGGAAGTGTGTATGACTACTTGCATAAACAAAAGGGAGTTTTTAAGCTTCCATCCTTGCTCAAGGTCGCAATTGATGTTTCCAAGGGAATGACCTACTTGCATCAAAATAACATAATCCACAGGGATTTAAAAGCCGCCAATCTCTTGAtggatgaaaatgaa GTTGTTAAGGTTGCTGATTTCGGGGTTGCTAGAGTAAAATCTCAATCTGGAGTAATGACAGCAGAAACTGGGACTTATAGGTGGATGGCTCCAGAG GTTATAGAACACAAGCCATATGATCACAAGGCGGATATTTTTAGCTTTGGAGTTGTGTTATGGGAGTTACTGACTGGAAAG CTTCCATATGAATACTTGACCCCGTTACAAGCAGCCGTCGGAGTTGCCCAAAAG GGCTTACGGCCGACCATCCCAAAGAATGCTCCTCCCAAGCTTGCCGAGCTGCTCGAAAAATGCTGGCAGCAAGATCCAGCATCAAGACCTGATTTCTCAGAAATCATAGAGATTCTGCAGACATTAGCCGAAGAG GTTGGTGATGGAGTGGAACGACACAAATCATCGGGAGGATTTCTGTCCGTCCTGAGACGGGGTCATCACTAA
- the LOC103444901 gene encoding serine/threonine-protein kinase STY46 isoform X1 has product MVTKDNSESCRSRALNNSSSSPAQSRQQGQKLGVYNEVLRRLKDSKNDEAIRPGFDDELWAHFNHLPTRYALDVNVERAEDVLMHKRLLHLAHDPAHRPAIEVRLVQVHSIADMNAADTMNTDPGKDAGQSSNISNRQSIHPPPAFGSSPNLEAFALEANKSEDHDAEHAVHARTQFTWPITHEITFSTDDKPKLLSQLTSLLAEIGLNIQEAHAFSTLDGYSLDVFVVDGWRYEETEKLKIAIQKEVIKIERPWPPTHQSSSFGSEHDQVVIKTEPDHLEIPNDGTDVWELDPRQLKFGNKVASGSCGDLYKGTYCTQEVAIKVLKPECVNPDMLKDFAQEVYIMRKVRHKNVVQFIGACTKHPSLCIVTEYMPGGSVYDYLHKQKGVFKLPSLLKVAIDVSKGMTYLHQNNIIHRDLKAANLLMDENEVVKVADFGVARVKSQSGVMTAETGTYRWMAPEVIEHKPYDHKADIFSFGVVLWELLTGKLPYEYLTPLQAAVGVAQKGLRPTIPKNAPPKLAELLEKCWQQDPASRPDFSEIIEILQTLAEEVGDGVERHKSSGGFLSVLRRGHH; this is encoded by the exons ATGGTGACGAAGGACAACAGCGAGAGCTGCCGGAGTAGAGCGCTGAACAACTCGTCGTCTTCTCCGGCTCAGTCTCGCCAGCAGGGGCAGAAGCTCGGGGTTTACAATGAGGTCCTCCGCCGCCTCAAGGACTCCAAAAACGACGAAGCTATTCGCCCTGGCTTCGACGACGAGCTTTGGGCTCACTTCAATCACCTCCCCACTCG GTATGCATTGGATGTGAATGTGGAGAGGGCAGAAGATGTGCTTATGCACAAAAGATTACTGCATTTGGCTCATGATCCCGCTCATAGACCAGCGATCGAAGTCCGCCTTGTACAG GTTCATTCTATCGCAGATATGAATGCAGCAGATACTATGAATACAGATCCGGGTAAAGATGCTGGCCAAAGTTCAAACATATCTAACAGACAAAG TATACATCCCCCTCCAGCGTTTGGCTCATCTCCTAACCTCGAAGCCTTTGCACTTGAGGCAAATAAATCTGAAGATCATGATGCTGAACATGCTGTACATGCCAGAACTCAGTTTACTTG GCCCATAACGCATGAAATCACTTTCTCAACAGATGATAAGCCAAAACTACTCAGTCAG TTAACTTCCTTGCTTGCGGAGATTGGGCTGAACATCCAAGAAGCACATGCTTTTTCCACATTAGATGGTTACTCCTTGGATGTCTTTGTTGTTGATGGATGGCGTTACGAG GAAACAGAGAAGCTTAAGATCGCAATACAAAAGGAAGTTATAAAGATTGAG AGGCCGTGGCCGCCAACTCATCAATCATCATCTTTTGGCAGCGAGCATGATCAAGTAGTGATCAAAACTGAACCTGATCATCTGGAAATACCTAATGATGGGACTGATGTATGGGAACTTGATCCTAGACAGTTGAAGTTTGGGAATAAAGTTGCATCTGGGTCCTGTGGAGATTT ATATAAAGGTACATATTGTACTCAAGAAGTTGCCATTAAAGTCCTCAAGCCCGAGTGTGTAAATCCAGATATGCTTAAAGATTTTGCCCAGGAAGTCTACATTATGAG GAAAGTTCGACACAAGAATGTTGTACAATTCATTGGTGCGTGTACCAAGCATCCAAGCTTGTGCATTGTAACAG AATATATGCCCGGTGGAAGTGTGTATGACTACTTGCATAAACAAAAGGGAGTTTTTAAGCTTCCATCCTTGCTCAAGGTCGCAATTGATGTTTCCAAGGGAATGACCTACTTGCATCAAAATAACATAATCCACAGGGATTTAAAAGCCGCCAATCTCTTGAtggatgaaaatgaa GTTGTTAAGGTTGCTGATTTCGGGGTTGCTAGAGTAAAATCTCAATCTGGAGTAATGACAGCAGAAACTGGGACTTATAGGTGGATGGCTCCAGAG GTTATAGAACACAAGCCATATGATCACAAGGCGGATATTTTTAGCTTTGGAGTTGTGTTATGGGAGTTACTGACTGGAAAG CTTCCATATGAATACTTGACCCCGTTACAAGCAGCCGTCGGAGTTGCCCAAAAG GGCTTACGGCCGACCATCCCAAAGAATGCTCCTCCCAAGCTTGCCGAGCTGCTCGAAAAATGCTGGCAGCAAGATCCAGCATCAAGACCTGATTTCTCAGAAATCATAGAGATTCTGCAGACATTAGCCGAAGAG GTTGGTGATGGAGTGGAACGACACAAATCATCGGGAGGATTTCTGTCCGTCCTGAGACGGGGTCATCACTAA